In the genome of Salvia hispanica cultivar TCC Black 2014 unplaced genomic scaffold, UniMelb_Shisp_WGS_1.0 HiC_scaffold_996, whole genome shotgun sequence, one region contains:
- the LOC125200481 gene encoding 65-kDa microtubule-associated protein 8 has product MGSLQKSNGGMGSLALLETSCGYLLQELQIIWDEVGEDKFEREKVLLELEQECVEIYRRKVDTANISRARLHQQLAESEAEFTHLLLSLGERSLPGRPEKMAGTLKEQLNSITPALREMQLRKEDRVKQFRVVQGQIHKISAEIAGQTEYNDSTSPVCVNENDLSLKKLEEFQNELLRLHSEKSDRLQRMENYISTIKNLSATLGMDSSLIITKVHPSLNELSGLSKNISDGILEKLDSTVKSLQTEKQTRFDKLQQLGKALSDLWNLMDTPYKDRQEYLQVANLSSMPSTDISTPGSLTLDLVQQAETEVKRLDQLKASKMKEFFFKKQIELEDICRRTHMEIPSRSEMEKIINQIDSG; this is encoded by the exons ATTATATGGGATGAAGTCGGAGAAGACAAATTTGAGCGGGAAAAGGTTCTGCTTGAACTTGAACAGGAATGTGTCGAgatttatagaagaaaagtTGACACAGCTAACATTTCACGAGCTCGGCTACATCAGCAGCTTGCAGAGTCCGAGGCTGAGTTTACTCATCTCCTCCTCTCACTTGGAGAAAGATCACTGCCAGGAAGG CCAGAGAAAATGGCAGGAACGCTTAAAGAGCAGCTAAATTCTATAACACCAGCACTAAGAGAGATGCAGTTAAGGAAAGAAGATCGGGTGAAGCAATTTCGAGTAGTACAAGGGCAGATTCATAAAATTTCTGCAGAAATTGCAGGTCAGACAGAGTATAATGATTCAACATCACCAGTTTGTGTCAATGAAAATGATCTATCACTTAAGAAACTCGAGGAGTTCCAAAATGAGCTTCTGAGACTTCACAGTGAAAAG AGTGACAGACTTCAGAGGATGGAAAACTACATTAGCACAATAAAAAACTTGTCAGCCACTTTAGGAATGGATTCTTCATTGATCATAACAAAGGTGCATCCAAGCTTGAATGAATTATCAGGATTGTCAAAGAACATCAGTGACGGTATCCTGGAAAAGCTTGATAGCACAGTGAAATCACTTCAAACAGAAAAACAAACACGATTTGACaag CTGCAACAACTTGGTAAAGCATTGTCTGATTTGTGGAATCTCATGGATACACCCTATAAAGACCGTCAAGAATATCTACAAGTTGCCAATCTATCATCTATGCCATCAACAGATATATCCACTCCTGGAAGCCTTACTCTGGACTTGGTGCAGCAG gCTGAGACTGAAGTGAAGAGACTGGATCAGTTGAAAGCAAGCAAGATGAAAGAGTTTTTCTTCAAGAAACAAATAGAGCTTGAGGATATATGCAGAAGAACACACATGGAAATACCATCACGATcagagatggaaaaaataatcaaccaAATAGACTCTGGTTAG